A single Pirellulaceae bacterium DNA region contains:
- a CDS encoding sulfatase-like hydrolase/transferase encodes MEPQFKKLLLVMALAFVMHASANAETRQPNILLIMADDLGFSDLGCYGGEITTPNLDSVAEEGLRFSQFYNTARCWPTRGALMTGYYAQQIRRDRLPSVPGGGQSTRPDWAVLLPELLAPVGYRSYHTGKWHIDGMPIASGFNRSYLLKDQGRFFNPNRHWKDDVALPPVEKGTDFYATTALADHAIEVLSQHQKHHAESAFFHYLAFSAPHFPLQALPEDIALYEDRYTVGWDEIRERRWQRIQDMGLLNSTAVSQPSRVERDLGPPYHFPDAFGILGDGEVNKPVPWKALSDPQKKFQATKMAIHAAMIHRMDIEIGRVFDQIKKMGQWENTMVIFLSDNGASAEIMVRDDGHDPNLSPGAADTYLCLGPGWSTTCNTPFRRHKTWTHEGGTSTPLLIAWPEGIPARGEICRNPGHVIDIAATLLELTGAEKAANAPPAPGSSLLPELSQDAPVGERRVDQNSIWWFHDGHKAIRRGDWKAVAPIGEPWELYNLGVDRQESLDLAVPQADKLQELVQDWNRHLDEFSLLASRDLPPEVQKKAKQKTVRSIPIRKAQAAAKPKRKQVLLGGKSFLLGGRHAFLMEPTKNSTTGTSTTGGPKPWIFYGATLSSYPDQAESWMHQQFLDAGIAVAGIDVGEAYGSPYAFPHFEALYQKMVKDGYSKKPALLGRSRGGLWVSSWAIEHPDRVAAIGGIYPCYDYTTYPGLRRAAPAYGVSEEVLAAEQQKFNPIKRAAVLADANIPVFIIHGREDTVVPLAENSEALESVYQSKGRGDLIEVIKVKGQGHSFWPGYFQCQELVDFLVDKAKR; translated from the coding sequence ATGGAACCTCAATTCAAAAAATTATTGCTCGTCATGGCGTTGGCTTTTGTTATGCATGCGTCGGCGAATGCCGAGACGCGTCAGCCTAACATTCTTTTGATCATGGCAGATGATCTCGGATTTTCGGATCTGGGGTGTTATGGCGGAGAAATCACGACACCCAATTTGGATTCGGTTGCGGAGGAAGGGTTGCGATTTAGCCAATTCTACAACACAGCGCGCTGCTGGCCGACGCGTGGCGCTCTGATGACCGGATACTACGCACAACAAATTCGCCGGGATCGATTGCCTAGCGTTCCTGGCGGTGGACAAAGCACGCGTCCAGATTGGGCTGTGCTACTCCCGGAGCTCTTGGCGCCGGTTGGTTACCGTTCGTACCATACCGGTAAATGGCATATCGATGGTATGCCGATCGCGAGCGGTTTTAATCGTTCGTATCTACTCAAAGATCAGGGTCGTTTTTTTAATCCGAATCGCCATTGGAAAGACGACGTGGCGTTGCCACCCGTCGAAAAGGGTACTGATTTCTATGCGACCACGGCGCTGGCGGATCACGCTATCGAAGTCCTAAGCCAGCATCAAAAGCATCATGCTGAATCGGCCTTTTTTCATTACCTGGCTTTTTCCGCACCCCATTTTCCGCTTCAGGCGTTGCCCGAAGATATCGCTCTTTATGAGGACAGGTATACGGTCGGATGGGACGAAATCCGTGAGAGGCGGTGGCAGCGCATCCAAGACATGGGTTTATTGAATTCGACGGCCGTCAGTCAGCCGTCGCGAGTGGAACGCGATTTGGGGCCGCCCTATCATTTTCCGGATGCATTCGGAATTTTGGGTGATGGAGAAGTCAACAAGCCGGTTCCTTGGAAAGCGCTTAGTGATCCGCAAAAGAAGTTTCAGGCTACGAAGATGGCGATCCATGCGGCAATGATTCACCGGATGGATATTGAGATTGGTCGTGTCTTCGACCAAATCAAGAAAATGGGGCAGTGGGAAAACACGATGGTGATCTTCCTCTCTGACAACGGCGCCAGTGCGGAGATCATGGTCCGAGACGACGGGCATGATCCCAACTTGTCGCCGGGCGCCGCCGATACGTATTTGTGTCTTGGTCCCGGTTGGTCGACAACCTGCAATACCCCGTTTCGACGCCACAAAACATGGACGCACGAGGGGGGGACGTCGACTCCGTTACTGATCGCTTGGCCTGAGGGTATTCCAGCGCGTGGGGAAATTTGTCGTAATCCGGGCCATGTTATTGATATTGCTGCAACACTACTTGAATTGACGGGAGCCGAAAAAGCTGCGAATGCGCCACCGGCTCCCGGCAGCAGTTTGTTGCCGGAATTGAGTCAGGATGCTCCGGTTGGAGAAAGACGAGTTGATCAAAATTCTATTTGGTGGTTTCACGACGGCCACAAAGCCATTCGCAGGGGCGATTGGAAAGCCGTTGCACCGATCGGCGAACCTTGGGAGCTTTACAACTTGGGCGTAGATCGTCAGGAGTCTCTGGATCTGGCTGTGCCGCAAGCCGACAAACTGCAAGAATTGGTGCAGGATTGGAATCGACATCTCGACGAATTTAGCTTGCTTGCGTCGCGCGATTTGCCGCCGGAAGTGCAAAAGAAAGCCAAGCAGAAAACAGTACGGTCCATTCCTATTAGAAAGGCCCAGGCGGCGGCGAAACCAAAGCGTAAGCAGGTTCTGCTGGGCGGAAAGTCATTTCTGCTTGGCGGGAGGCATGCGTTTTTGATGGAGCCCACCAAGAATTCAACCACTGGGACATCCACGACTGGCGGACCGAAGCCTTGGATCTTCTACGGGGCGACGTTGTCTTCCTATCCTGACCAGGCCGAGAGTTGGATGCACCAGCAGTTCCTGGATGCGGGGATTGCCGTAGCGGGAATTGATGTGGGCGAAGCGTATGGCAGTCCCTACGCTTTTCCTCATTTTGAGGCGCTTTACCAAAAAATGGTCAAGGATGGCTACTCGAAGAAGCCCGCGTTGCTTGGTCGCAGTCGAGGTGGGTTATGGGTAAGCAGTTGGGCAATTGAACATCCCGATCGAGTGGCGGCCATCGGGGGCATTTATCCATGTTACGACTACACGACTTATCCTGGTTTGCGACGTGCTGCGCCAGCCTATGGGGTTAGCGAAGAAGTTCTCGCCGCTGAGCAGCAAAAATTTAATCCGATCAAACGGGCTGCGGTGTTGGCTGACGCAAACATCCCCGTGTTTATCATCCACGGCCGGGAGGATACGGTTGTGCCGCTGGCAGAGAATTCGGAGGCACTCGAGAGCGTGTACCAATCAAAGGGCCGCGGTGACTTGATCGAAGTGATTAAGGTCAAGGGTCAGGGGCACAGCTTTTGGCCCGGTTATTTTCAGTGTCAGGAATTAGTTGACTTCCTCGTTGATAAAGCGAAAAGATAG
- a CDS encoding DUF1501 domain-containing protein → MNQSSSYAATTRLARRYFLGTCGVGLGSMALAALFGDTHLFGAKPNAPESGDIHPHTAKASHLKPRAKNVIFLFMAGGPSQLELFDHKPELNRYDGQQVPSEVIEGFDLPFIERDAALMASPVSYTRHGECGAEISEMLPHLGSVADELAIVKSVHTDAFNHAPAQIFLHTGHLQLGKPSMGSWVTYGLGSDSQDLPAYVVLGQTAVSGGSSCFNCGFLPTVHQGVPFRSKGAPVLFVENPAGVDNQLQRDTLNTIRQINSERLRTVHDPEIAARISAYEMSFRLQTSAPELMELSQESPQTLAMYGADPAQPSFAGQCLLARRLVERGVRFVEVSLSGWDHHSDVVGSVRKISQNVDQACAALVKDLKQRGLLDETLVIWGGEFGRTPMVENNPALGRRRGRDHHPNAFAMWLAGGGIRAGTTIGKTDDMGYQVVEDPVHIHDLQATVLHLLGMDHEQLTYSYQGRDFRLTDVGGQVVSKLLA, encoded by the coding sequence TTGAACCAATCGTCAAGTTACGCTGCAACCACCCGTTTGGCTCGCCGCTATTTCCTCGGCACATGTGGCGTTGGGCTGGGATCGATGGCACTCGCAGCTCTTTTCGGTGACACTCATCTTTTTGGCGCGAAACCGAACGCACCTGAATCGGGTGACATTCATCCCCACACGGCAAAGGCTTCCCACCTCAAGCCGCGTGCTAAGAATGTAATTTTTTTGTTCATGGCGGGCGGGCCCAGCCAGCTTGAACTCTTCGACCACAAACCAGAACTCAACAGGTATGACGGGCAGCAAGTACCCTCGGAAGTGATCGAAGGCTTTGACTTGCCCTTCATCGAACGTGATGCGGCCTTAATGGCCTCGCCCGTCTCGTACACGCGACACGGCGAGTGCGGTGCTGAGATTTCCGAAATGCTCCCCCATCTCGGCTCAGTCGCCGACGAACTCGCGATCGTTAAATCAGTCCACACCGATGCGTTCAATCATGCGCCCGCGCAGATCTTTCTGCATACGGGCCATTTGCAACTTGGAAAGCCTTCCATGGGCTCGTGGGTTACGTACGGCCTTGGCAGTGATTCACAGGACCTACCCGCGTACGTCGTCCTCGGGCAGACGGCGGTAAGCGGCGGATCGTCTTGCTTTAACTGCGGATTCCTACCTACCGTCCATCAAGGTGTGCCGTTTCGCTCAAAAGGCGCACCGGTACTCTTTGTTGAGAATCCCGCCGGCGTCGATAATCAACTACAACGTGACACCTTGAATACGATCCGCCAAATTAACAGTGAGCGGCTACGCACGGTTCACGATCCGGAAATTGCAGCTCGCATTAGCGCTTACGAAATGTCATTTCGACTGCAAACGAGCGCGCCCGAACTCATGGAATTGAGTCAGGAGAGCCCCCAAACGTTGGCCATGTATGGCGCAGACCCTGCTCAGCCATCCTTCGCGGGGCAATGCCTGCTGGCACGAAGGTTAGTGGAACGCGGCGTACGCTTTGTGGAAGTCTCGCTCTCCGGTTGGGATCACCATTCAGACGTGGTAGGCAGCGTTCGAAAGATTTCCCAGAACGTCGACCAAGCCTGCGCGGCACTGGTCAAGGACCTCAAGCAACGTGGACTTCTCGATGAAACACTTGTTATCTGGGGGGGTGAGTTTGGACGCACCCCCATGGTGGAAAACAACCCCGCACTCGGTCGCAGGCGGGGTCGCGATCATCATCCGAATGCATTCGCCATGTGGTTAGCTGGTGGAGGGATTCGGGCCGGCACGACGATCGGAAAAACGGACGACATGGGTTACCAGGTCGTCGAGGATCCGGTCCATATCCATGACTTACAGGCAACTGTGCTTCACCTCTTGGGTATGGACCACGAGCAACTCACCTACAGCTACCAAGGGCGAGACTTTCGCCTAACCGATGTCGGAGGGCAAGTAGTATCAAAGCTATTAGCCTAA
- a CDS encoding LamG domain-containing protein → MNLRIVTLTCLGLLIASDWCSAELVSAYTFDEQAGTVAADALRGAAGDAELNGGSAWSEGFIGGAVSLDGVDGWLRATNPIANGAEAMSFSGWVKADSTPVWASIVKNWGGAQAGQYHFGIQAGDGDLSNFLFNTDSVVSNIRESSQFATDEWTHVAFTYGGGKHKLFQNGSLTAEADFSGALNYPQLQQDAGTGIIGIGVKTDDAGNTADPGAPGFWDGSFDDFAFWDTAISDAEVQTIYQNGLQGISVVPEPTSSLMVLTALLGLLGLRRRR, encoded by the coding sequence ATGAACTTACGGATTGTGACGTTGACCTGTTTGGGTCTGCTGATCGCCTCGGATTGGTGTAGTGCTGAATTAGTGTCGGCATACACCTTTGATGAGCAAGCGGGAACGGTTGCCGCTGATGCACTTCGCGGTGCGGCGGGTGATGCAGAACTCAACGGTGGGTCGGCATGGTCGGAAGGTTTTATTGGCGGCGCCGTCAGCCTTGATGGTGTCGATGGTTGGCTGCGAGCCACGAATCCGATTGCTAATGGGGCTGAAGCAATGAGCTTCTCTGGCTGGGTGAAAGCGGATTCGACACCTGTTTGGGCATCCATCGTAAAGAACTGGGGCGGCGCGCAAGCCGGACAGTATCACTTTGGTATCCAGGCGGGCGACGGCGACCTTAGTAACTTTTTGTTTAACACTGATTCCGTGGTGAGCAATATTCGCGAGAGTAGCCAATTTGCGACCGACGAATGGACCCACGTTGCCTTCACTTACGGAGGTGGAAAGCACAAGCTCTTCCAAAACGGATCGCTAACGGCAGAGGCTGACTTCTCGGGCGCACTGAATTATCCTCAGTTGCAACAAGACGCCGGCACCGGCATCATTGGCATTGGTGTAAAGACGGACGACGCTGGAAATACGGCTGATCCGGGAGCGCCCGGGTTTTGGGATGGCTCGTTTGACGATTTTGCATTTTGGGACACGGCAATTTCCGATGCGGAAGTGCAAACGATCTACCAAAATGGTTTGCAGGGCATCAGCGTTGTCCCCGAACCCACTTCGTCATTGATGGTGCTTACTGCACTGTTGGGACTGCTCGGACTGCGCCGGCGACGATAA
- a CDS encoding amidase, which produces MADIHISKNDRLNAFCKDTDAFLAGRADGLLSDLTFAAKDIFDVKGYVTGGGNPDWKKSQIIAEKTAWAVQILVETGASMVGKTITDEITRGIFGENAHYGTPVNSNAPGRVPGGSSSGSAAAVAGNLVDFALGSDTGGSVRVPASFCGLYGLRPTHGRVSLDGVLPQADSYDTVGWFARDAKTLAKVGSTLLQSPIIDELPQRVVVAQDAFELLDEATYDALQPAVERICNLIGERAIESLAESSLTIWRDQQGTLQSREAWETVKQWIDETNPRFSFEVSERYLLAKNISDEEIAFALERKAELLARMEFILADKTIVLMPTTIGPAPPIGQKLSDRTRFRLQTSQLNCIAGTTGGPQINLPLADQDGLPVGISLLGSPGEDEMLIKTALELAK; this is translated from the coding sequence TTGGCTGATATTCACATTTCGAAAAATGATCGATTAAATGCATTTTGCAAAGATACGGACGCTTTTTTAGCTGGCCGCGCAGATGGACTGCTGTCTGACCTGACCTTTGCAGCAAAGGACATTTTCGATGTAAAGGGCTATGTGACCGGGGGTGGTAATCCTGATTGGAAAAAGAGTCAAATCATTGCAGAGAAAACGGCCTGGGCGGTCCAGATTTTGGTTGAAACCGGTGCCAGCATGGTTGGAAAAACCATCACCGATGAAATCACGAGAGGTATCTTCGGCGAAAATGCACACTATGGGACGCCCGTCAATTCCAACGCGCCTGGTCGAGTACCCGGTGGATCTTCGAGCGGCTCTGCCGCAGCCGTTGCAGGGAACCTCGTTGACTTCGCTTTGGGATCGGATACGGGCGGTTCGGTCCGGGTGCCGGCCAGTTTTTGTGGATTGTATGGACTTCGGCCAACCCATGGCAGGGTTTCCTTAGACGGAGTGCTTCCGCAAGCCGACAGTTACGACACGGTGGGATGGTTCGCGAGAGACGCCAAAACCCTTGCCAAAGTAGGATCGACCTTACTACAAAGTCCGATTATCGATGAATTACCCCAGAGGGTCGTCGTAGCGCAGGATGCTTTTGAACTGCTTGATGAAGCAACTTATGATGCTCTGCAACCCGCGGTCGAACGAATATGCAATCTGATTGGCGAACGAGCCATCGAAAGCCTTGCTGAATCAAGCTTGACGATTTGGCGAGACCAACAAGGCACATTGCAAAGTCGCGAGGCATGGGAGACTGTCAAGCAATGGATCGATGAGACAAATCCGAGATTCAGCTTTGAAGTTTCCGAACGATATCTGCTTGCCAAAAACATCTCCGATGAAGAGATCGCTTTTGCGCTGGAGCGAAAGGCTGAGCTGTTAGCTCGTATGGAATTCATATTGGCAGACAAGACGATTGTATTGATGCCAACCACCATTGGACCAGCGCCACCCATTGGTCAGAAATTATCGGACAGAACGAGGTTTCGCCTTCAAACGAGTCAGTTAAACTGCATCGCAGGAACCACAGGCGGGCCCCAGATTAACCTTCCTCTTGCTGATCAAGATGGTTTGCCTGTCGGGATCTCTTTACTTGGCTCTCCCGGAGAGGATGAGATGTTGATCAAAACCGCTCTGGAGTTAGCGAAATAG
- a CDS encoding sugar-binding protein has product MTHLRWQFFVKFQVAITLMALAPMVQAQDPELFMISYPNASITVDGDVSDWNLDEFGTIVTGGVALDGDEFEWEQLTGAGDIAVLGWDEAEENIFYGAKWDGGVLPDDRADNSVKFYARDNETHQYFLVDIIEDEINTDDDAAWANDSVEFYFDPSNDRGDFKGGDPAWESDVQLVIDAENRVQVWNSPPDYQEQVEAGVESAVTITDTGWLVEVGVDKSVFDTPLPAILGAANDPDGNNYGIEFSYRDNDDPDELGNRNGDTAFTSAYVWADPNPGGFPNKIPDYWGQMIAGEPSDPTLRLDDGSLTDPTERANYVHDVLGTWIGDSNFDGEFNSTDFVLVFGAGEYEDDLDGNSTWSDGDWNGDGDFNSSDFVAAFTDGGYEVGARPAVAAVPEPSSVVLFLMGILAFVRRRR; this is encoded by the coding sequence ATGACGCATCTTCGATGGCAATTCTTTGTGAAGTTCCAGGTAGCGATCACCCTGATGGCGTTGGCACCCATGGTTCAGGCGCAGGATCCGGAACTCTTCATGATCAGTTATCCAAACGCCAGTATTACCGTGGATGGTGATGTGAGTGACTGGAACCTCGATGAGTTTGGCACGATCGTGACCGGTGGGGTGGCGCTTGATGGCGACGAATTTGAATGGGAACAACTGACTGGTGCCGGTGATATCGCCGTGCTTGGTTGGGACGAGGCAGAAGAGAATATTTTCTATGGTGCAAAATGGGATGGTGGAGTGTTGCCCGACGACCGTGCCGATAATTCAGTTAAATTCTATGCCCGAGACAATGAAACTCATCAGTACTTTCTGGTGGACATTATTGAGGACGAAATCAATACAGACGATGATGCTGCCTGGGCAAACGACTCGGTAGAGTTTTACTTCGATCCGTCCAACGATCGTGGTGATTTTAAGGGTGGAGATCCTGCCTGGGAGTCTGACGTTCAATTGGTGATTGACGCAGAAAACCGTGTGCAGGTATGGAATTCGCCGCCCGATTATCAGGAACAAGTGGAGGCTGGCGTCGAGTCGGCCGTCACCATCACCGATACCGGTTGGTTAGTTGAAGTGGGAGTCGACAAGAGTGTATTTGACACGCCGTTGCCGGCAATTTTAGGTGCGGCGAATGATCCGGACGGGAACAACTACGGGATTGAATTTAGTTACCGTGATAACGACGATCCAGATGAATTAGGAAATCGGAATGGGGACACGGCTTTCACTTCTGCTTACGTCTGGGCCGATCCGAATCCTGGTGGATTCCCGAATAAGATTCCGGATTATTGGGGCCAGATGATCGCCGGTGAACCATCCGATCCGACCCTTCGCCTTGATGATGGCTCGCTGACGGATCCGACAGAACGCGCTAATTACGTCCACGACGTTTTAGGTACCTGGATTGGCGATTCAAACTTCGATGGTGAATTCAATTCCACCGACTTCGTTCTCGTCTTTGGTGCTGGGGAGTATGAAGACGATTTGGACGGAAATTCGACTTGGTCCGACGGCGACTGGAACGGCGACGGCGATTTTAATTCGAGCGATTTTGTTGCTGCCTTCACCGACGGTGGTTATGAAGTTGGCGCACGTCCCGCAGTAGCAGCCGTGCCCGAACCGAGTAGCGTTGTACTTTTCCTGATGGGCATACTCGCGTTTGTGCGTCGTCGCCGGTGA